A single [Chlorobium] sp. 445 DNA region contains:
- a CDS encoding D-alanine--D-alanine ligase, with product MRVALLYNQKPDSLSAASRYACDEFAEWDNAETIAAVADALRTHPLVSDIVLIDCHPNRILAVVETLQHSKPDICFNIVEGIGLPSREAQIPALLDLMGIPYTGSDPLTLCLTLDKARTKEILTYHNIPTPAFWLVSSFSEIATFAARAHTYPLIVKPLHEGSSKGVFERSVVTTPEELSAQLHEVLTVYKQPALVEAFLSGREFTVGLLGNGECVEVLPIVEITFEHLPASSRKIYSYEAKWLWDDPSHPVDVFRCPAPLTHELAEQISALCKRAYAALRCRDWARIDVRLDAHGTPHIIEINPLPGILPNPDEHSCLPMAARQAGLSYAQLIQRVLDEAVKRCAPRQL from the coding sequence ATGCGCGTCGCTCTACTCTATAATCAGAAACCCGACTCTCTTTCCGCCGCGAGTCGATACGCATGTGATGAATTTGCTGAGTGGGATAATGCTGAAACGATTGCGGCTGTCGCTGACGCCCTGCGCACCCATCCGCTTGTCTCAGACATTGTCTTGATTGACTGCCATCCCAATCGCATTCTTGCTGTTGTCGAGACCTTACAACACTCTAAGCCCGACATTTGCTTTAACATTGTCGAAGGTATTGGCTTACCGAGTCGTGAGGCACAGATTCCGGCACTGCTCGACCTGATGGGGATTCCCTACACAGGCTCCGACCCCCTGACACTTTGCCTTACACTCGATAAAGCCCGCACAAAAGAAATCTTGACCTATCACAACATTCCTACGCCAGCCTTTTGGCTCGTTTCTTCTTTCAGTGAGATTGCTACATTTGCAGCACGTGCTCACACCTATCCTCTCATCGTCAAGCCTCTGCATGAAGGCTCAAGCAAAGGCGTCTTCGAGCGCTCCGTTGTTACGACACCCGAAGAACTCTCTGCTCAACTGCATGAAGTGCTCACGGTCTATAAGCAACCTGCACTCGTTGAGGCATTTCTTTCTGGACGAGAGTTCACCGTAGGCTTGCTTGGCAATGGCGAGTGCGTTGAGGTTTTACCCATCGTTGAAATCACCTTTGAGCATCTGCCCGCTAGCTCACGCAAGATTTATTCTTATGAAGCAAAGTGGCTATGGGACGACCCCAGTCATCCTGTCGATGTGTTTCGCTGTCCAGCACCCCTCACGCATGAACTTGCCGAGCAAATCTCTGCGCTTTGCAAACGCGCTTATGCTGCGCTGCGCTGCCGTGATTGGGCACGCATTGATGTTCGCCTCGATGCGCACGGTACCCCGCACATTATTGAAATCAATCCACTACCCGGTATCTTACCTAATCCTGATGAACACTCTTGCTTGCCAATGGCAGCGCGACAAGCTGGACTATCATACGCCCAACTCATTCAGCGCGTTTTGGATGAGGCGGTCAAACGCTGTGCGCCCCGTCAACTCTGA